In Erpetoichthys calabaricus chromosome 4, fErpCal1.3, whole genome shotgun sequence, one genomic interval encodes:
- the LOC114650156 gene encoding protocadherin-20 has protein sequence MSLMSTFSLSSHGKLKGLCILFMLIGQFCCFASYSQAKELIYKINEGLPKGILIGAIGADLKLDFNADPPLSFNLASKKISGQYVNLNNTTGELYTSAKEIDRESLCMENPGNQECTLSLDVLILPQQYFRLVKIKIVIKDINDNAPRFPTSEIQVFVAENAQINSRFAIEHSAVDPDVGIHGVQTYWLVNDYGVFTLDVEETENGELTPFLIVIGTLDRETKNEYVTSIIAEDGGSPQLLGTATLKIIITDVNDNCPVFTESQINVTVYGNSTTGTHVTRVHAFDSDLGSNADITYAYSERVFQTTKSLFHLDPVSGIIKLVGKIDGNTAQFHKLSILAKGPGCIPAVAQVTVNIIKVVFNPPVIIPRYIATELDGTIYLKESEAAYSPIAFFTIKDPDQKQKVECFLEEDGPFRLSPYKTFVNEYLLETTDSLDYETRTDYELTVFAKNSQGILIKSFLKVQVIDENDNAPIFKQPLVDLYIEENNAPNTFLTKLHATDIDSGERGEILYILGPDAPSVFVLDKITGVLMVSTSLDREEKEKYRFTIRALDCGSPHMESIASVVITVLDRNDNSPRFINKDFSFFVPENFPGFGEIGIISVTDADSGKNGWVALSIVNGSDIFVIDTGRGALRAKVPLDREQQSSYFIWIEAVDGGDPALSSVTMVTVLLLDVNDNPPLVLFPQSNLSYMLVLPTTLPGTSITEVYAVDKDTGMNAVIAYSIIGRRGPRPESFEINPNTGNITLQEALMKNDYGLYRLLVKVSDHGQPVPLHSTVMVNLFVNETVSNESYIESLLRKEPEIKIEERPPEKLLVPTKKRIEPFPCLPGLIVLSALCLALLLVVILMAAYICLKKQRKHRSKEKRLDIEIPLNTNNDFRANEKKLMEISNI, from the exons ATGTCACTTATGAGCACCTTCAGCCTTAGTTCACATGGAAAATTGAAG ggaCTGTGCATTCTTTTTATGCTCATTGGACAATTCTGCTGCTTTGCAAGTTACAGCCAGGCAAAAGAactcatttacaaaataaatgaaggatTACCCAAGGGAATACTAATAGGAGCCATTGGAGCGGATTTAAAGTTGGATTTTAATGCTGATCCCCCTCTTTCATTCAATCTGGCCTCAAAGAAGATCAGTGGTCAGTATGTGAACCTAAATAACACTACAGGAGAACTGTACACATCTGCCAAAGAAATTGACAGGGAGAGTCTCTGCATGGAAAATCCTGGCAATCAGGAATGTACTTTGTCTCTTGATGTTCTTATCTTGCCACAGCAATATTTCAGACtggtaaaaattaaaattgtgatAAAAGATATTAATGATAATGCTCCAAGGTTCCCCACCTCTGAGATACAAGTGTTTGTCGCAGAAAATGCCCAGATCAACTCAAGGTTTGCAATAGAGCACTCTGCTGTTGACcctgatgttggcattcatggagTACAGACCTACTGGCTTGTTAATGACTATGGAGTGTTTACTTTGGATgttgaagaaacagaaaatggtgaACTAACACCCTTTTTAATTGTTATAGGAACACTTGACAGAGAAACTAAGAATGAATATGTTACCAGCATCATAGCAGAGGACGGAGGGAGTCCTCAGCTTTTAGGCACAGCAACACTGAAAATTATTATAACTGATGTCAatgacaactgtccagttttcACTGAATCTCAGATTAATGTCACAGTGTATGGAAATTCAACCACCGGAACCCATGTGACACGAGTTCATGCATTTGATTCAGATTTAGGAAGCAATGCTGACATAACATATGCCTACAGTGAAAGAGTGTTTCAGACCACCAAATCTTTATTTCATTTAGATCCAGTTTCAGGGATCATTAAGCTGGTAGGTAAAATTGATGGCAACACTGCACAGTTTCACAAATTAAGCATACTGGCAAAAGGCCCAGGATGTATCCCAGCTGTGGCCCAAGTGACAGTGAACATCATCAAAGTGGTATTTAACCCACCTGTGATAATCCCGCGATATATTGCTACAGAATTAGATGGCACAATCTATCTAAAGGAGTCAGAGGCGGCTTACTCACCAATTGCATTTTTTACTATAAAAGACCCTGATCAGAAGCAAAAAGTAGAATGCTTTCTGGAGGAGGATGGCCCATTCCGATTATCTCCTTACAAGACATTTGTTAATGAGTATCTGCTAGAGACAACAGACTCTTTGGATTATGAGACAAGAACTGACTATGAACTGACTGTGTTTGCCAAAAATTCCCAGGGTATTCTCATAAAAAGTTTCCTTAAAGTTCAGGTAATAGATGAAAATGACAATGCTCCCATTTTTAAGCAACCATTGGTTGATCTATACATTGAAGAAAACAATGCCCCTAACACTTTTCTAACAAAATTACATGCAACAGATATTGATAGTGGTGAAAGAGGAGAAATTTTGTATATTCTTGGTCCTGATGCTCCTTCGGTATTTGTTTTGGACAAAATTACTGGAGTTCTCATGGTCTCCACATCTCTGGAccgagaagaaaaggaaaaatatcgATTCACAATTAGAGCTTTAGACTGTGGGTCACCACACATGGAATCTATAGCTTCTGTGGTCATCACTGTGTTGGACAGGAATGATAACAGTCCACGGTTTATCAACAAGGACTTCAGTTTTTTTGTACCTGAAAACTTCCCCGGTTTTGGAGAAATTGGAATCATTTCTGTAACTGATGCTGATTCAGGAAAGAATGGATGGGTTGCATTATCTATTGTGAATGGTAGTGATATTTTTGTTATCGATACTGGAAGAGGAGCATTGAGAGCAAAAGTGCCTCTTGACCGAGAACAACAAAGTTCTTACTTTATCTGGATTGAAGCTGTGGATGGAGGGGATCCTGCTCTTTCCTCTGTCACTATGGTCACTGTTTTACTTTTGGATGTTAATGACAATCCACCCCTTGTATTGTTCCCTCAGTCAAACCTGTCATATATGTTAGTGTTGCCTACAACTCTTCCAGGTACCTCTATAACAGAGGTTTATGCTGTGGATAAAGATACTGGGATGAATGCCGTGATTGCCTATAGTATCATTGGAAGAAGAGGACCTCGTCCTGAATCTTTTGAAATTAATCCTAACACGGGCAACATCACCTTGCAAGAAGCACTAATGAAAAATGACTATGGCCTGTACAGGTTGCTGGTGAAAGTCAGTGATCATGGACAACCAGTGCCCCTCCATTCCACAGTGATGGTTAATCTGTTCGTCAATGAAACCGTGAGCAATGAAAGCTATATCGAAAGCTTACTGAGAAAAGAACCTGAAATCAAAATTGAGGAAAGACCACCAGAAAAATTGCTTGtgcctacaaagaaaagaattgAACCCTTTCCTTGTCTACCAGGATTAATTGTCCTTTCGGCCTTGTGCCTGGCGTTACTGTTGGTAGTAATATTAATGGCAGCATATATCTGtctaaagaaacaaagaaaacacagaagtaAAGAAAAACGATTAGACATTGAGATTCCGCTCAATACTAACAATGATTTTCGAGCAAATGAGAAAAAACTCATGGAAATTTCCAATATATGA